One window of the Rosa rugosa chromosome 3, drRosRugo1.1, whole genome shotgun sequence genome contains the following:
- the LOC133736707 gene encoding uncharacterized protein LOC133736707 isoform X2 → MESFGAVPSTAGFVNASTKPMRDYHKIGSHGTTEFVELDSTPLRRFWPSDMYRISKADQEEDDDSSSSEDEVFEPCEVCLKDNAHWKFDCPYLVCIPNAKDVSLGNGYDLFCKGCPRLGVHAAHHWKGRAVRKKCGVCHEYGQHWSSECPKRPNPKPFGLLLRKLTGEPED, encoded by the exons A TGGAATCCTTTGGAGCTGTTCCTAGCACCGCTGGGTTTGTCAATGCAAGTACAAAGCCAATGCGGGATTACCACAAGATCGGGTCTCATG GTACCACTGAGTTTGTTGAACTAGACTCGACTCCTCTCCGGAGATTTTGGCCCTCAGACATGTACCGGATAAGTAAAGCTGATCAAG AAGAAGACGATGACTCTTCGTCATCAGAAGACGAAGTATTTGAGCCCTGTGAAGTTTGTTTGAAGGATAATGCACACTGGAAGTTTGATTGCCCGTACCTGGTTTGTATCCCAAACGCCAAGGACGTATCTCTTGGCAATGGCTATGATTTATTTTGCAAGGGATGTCCTAGGTTGGGTGTCCATGCAGCTCACCACTGGAAAGGACGTGCCGTCAGGAAGAAATGTGGAGTTTGTCACGAGTATGGTCAACACTGGAGTTCAGAGTGCCCAAAACGCCCTAATCCAAAGCCATTTGGTCTTCTGCTACGTAAGCTGACGGGAGAACCTGAGGATTAA
- the LOC133736707 gene encoding uncharacterized protein LOC133736707 isoform X1: MSSTSESHCYFSRVLQRETIEYKPSEEKWLPIRFYLIKQTRCWNDKSSNYTCESYAAGQTGASIRHSYSDHRRGYTAFMTHYLSEIGVPRLEHSTILDKIFQVVRSASPQRTILVLVANITVPAIDTLVRKNPSVCFNLKYWVDGELHQETHTMRDVDYHGSLTVESFGAVPSTAGFVNASTKPMRDYHKIGSHGTTEFVELDSTPLRRFWPSDMYRISKADQEEDDDSSSSEDEVFEPCEVCLKDNAHWKFDCPYLVCIPNAKDVSLGNGYDLFCKGCPRLGVHAAHHWKGRAVRKKCGVCHEYGQHWSSECPKRPNPKPFGLLLRKLTGEPED, translated from the exons ATGTCGTCGACGAGCGAGAGTCACTGCTATTTTAGCAGAGTGTTGCAAAGAGAGACAATTGAATACAAACCAAGTGAGGAAAAATGGCTTCCGATTAGATTTTATCTCATCAAGCAAACCCGCTGCTGGAATGATAAGTCAAGCAACTATACTTGTGAATCCTATGCAGCTGGCCAGACAGGCGCTTCAATCCGTCACTCTTATTCAGACCACAGACGAGGGTACACTGCATTTATGACTCATTACCTTTCCGAAATCGGAGTCCCACGACTGGAGCACTCAACTATCCTTGATAAAATATTTCAGGTGGTTCGCTCAGCCTCCCCCCAGCGAACCATTCTTGTGTTAGTAGCCAACATCACTGTGCCTGCCATTGATACACTTGTGAGGAAGAATCCCAGTGTTTGTTTCAACTTGAAATATTGGGTTGATGGTGAATTGCATCAGGAAACACATACAATGCGGGATGTTGACTATCATGGTTCGCTTACAGTGGAATCCTTTGGAGCTGTTCCTAGCACCGCTGGGTTTGTCAATGCAAGTACAAAGCCAATGCGGGATTACCACAAGATCGGGTCTCATG GTACCACTGAGTTTGTTGAACTAGACTCGACTCCTCTCCGGAGATTTTGGCCCTCAGACATGTACCGGATAAGTAAAGCTGATCAAG AAGAAGACGATGACTCTTCGTCATCAGAAGACGAAGTATTTGAGCCCTGTGAAGTTTGTTTGAAGGATAATGCACACTGGAAGTTTGATTGCCCGTACCTGGTTTGTATCCCAAACGCCAAGGACGTATCTCTTGGCAATGGCTATGATTTATTTTGCAAGGGATGTCCTAGGTTGGGTGTCCATGCAGCTCACCACTGGAAAGGACGTGCCGTCAGGAAGAAATGTGGAGTTTGTCACGAGTATGGTCAACACTGGAGTTCAGAGTGCCCAAAACGCCCTAATCCAAAGCCATTTGGTCTTCTGCTACGTAAGCTGACGGGAGAACCTGAGGATTAA